A portion of the Homalodisca vitripennis isolate AUS2020 chromosome 2, UT_GWSS_2.1, whole genome shotgun sequence genome contains these proteins:
- the LOC124355976 gene encoding mucin-5AC-like: MRKDPIGLELTRTKGSDIFIQSSNSSEPQEYTPTQGSPKLPTAWLPQTSSQPQEYTATQGSPQLSPALLPQTSSQPQEYTPTQGSPQLSPALLPQTSSQPQEYNPTQGSLQLSPALLPQTSSQPQEYTATQGSPQLPTALLPQTSSQPQEYTPTQGSPQLPIELQPQISSQPQEYTATQGSPQLPTASLLKTSSQPQEYTPTKGSPQLSTASLLKTSSQPQEYNPTQGSLQLSPALLPQDIFTTSGVYSNTGFSTTLASVATSNIFTSSGVYSNTGFSTTLASVATSNIFTSSGVYSNTGFSTTLASVATSNIFTSSGVYSNTGFSTTLASDFPQLSPALLLQTSPQSSESSQPQEYTPTQDSPQLVRGLLPQTSPQSSKSSQPQEYTPTQDSPQLLTGLLPQTPSQSSKSSQPQEYTPTQDSPHLLTGLLPQTSPQSSKSSQPQEYTPTQDSPQLLTGLLPQTPSQSSKSSQPQEYTQTQDFPQLSPALLLQTSPQSSKSSQPQEYTPTKGSPQLSPALLLQTSPQSSKSSQPQEYTPTQGSPQLLPALLLQTSPQSSKSSKLQEYNPTQDFPQTSTVLLPHTSLQSSKSSKPQEYTRLLDSSPSLTTLQSDVSLQTKDSLGLEEDTPPLNSSQLLKKFISQAASKAPKSPNPLEYARPLHSLQALATSQSQLSSQQPKPYHSHLSPNSSERFKSSQTSEYSQRQKFSQPSKYLNPGSLRSSQYLVHSQSLESHQPQKPSQSQKSPHPMNYSQSLNSSENGSSSQPLESPHSLKSSQQSLDVPNPARSTQLFESPQSLEDSPLPDLEKDLDRLMEDDRTFKDYFRCLVDLGPCNSDSRNFKDVIQEALERGCARCSASQRRDAVHLLLLVMECRPREYAEIEKQFDPSGTFQSKYRARKRDLSG, encoded by the exons ATGCGGAAAGATCCCATTGGTCTGGAGCTTACACGCACCAAAG GCTCCGACATCTTCATACAATCGTCAAACTCTTCAGAACCTCAGGAGTATACTCCAACACAGGGTTCTCCAAAACTACCGACAGCATGGCTGCCTCAGACATCTTCACAACCTCAGGAGTATACTGCAACACAGGGTTCTCCACAACTCTCGCCAGCGTTGCTGCCTCAGACATCTTCACAACCTCAGGAGTATACTCCAACACAGGGTTCTCCACAACTCTCGCCAGCGTTGCTACCTCAAACATCTTCACAACCTCAGGAGTATAATCCAACACAGGGTTCCCTACAACTCTCGCCAGCGTTGCTGCCTCAGACATCTTCACAACCTCAGGAGTATACTGCAACACAGGGTTCTCCACAACTACCGACAGCGTTGCTGCCTCAGACATCTTCACAACCTCAGGAGTATACTCCAACACAGGGTTCTCCACAACTACCGATAGAGTTGCAGCCTCAGATATCTTCACAACCTCAGGAGTATACTGCAACACAGGGTTCTCCACAACTACCGACAGCGTCGCTGCTTAAGACATCTTCACAACCTCAGGAGTATACTCCAACAAAGGGTTCTCCACAACTATCGACAGCGTCGCTGCTTAAGACATCTTCACAACCTCAGGAGTATAATCCAACACAGGGTTCCCTACAACTCTCGCCAGCGTTGCTACCTCAAGACATCTTCACAACCTCAGGAGTATACTCCAACACAGGGTTCTCCACAACTCTCGCCAGCGTTGCTACCTCAAACATCTTCACATCCTCAGGAGTATACTCCAACACAGGGTTCTCCACAACTCTCGCCAGCGTTGCTACCTCAAACATCTTCACATCCTCAGGAGTATACTCCAACACAGGGTTCTCCACAACTCTCGCCAGCGTTGCTACCTCAAACATCTTCACATCCTCAGGAGTATACTCCAACACAGGGTTCTCCACAACTCTCGCCAGC GATTTTCCACAACTCTCGCCAGCGTTGCTGCTTCAGACATCTCCACAATCGTCAGAGTCTTCACAACCTCAAGAATATACTCCAACGCAGGATTCCCCACAACTCGTGAGAGGGTTGCTGCCTCAGACATCTCCACAATCGTCAAAGTCTTCACAACCTCAAGAATATACTCCAACGCAGGATTCCCCACAACTCTTGACAGGGTTGCTGCCTCAGACACCTTCACAATCGTCAAAGTCTTCACAACCTCAAGAATATACTCCAACGCAGGATTCCCCACATCTCTTGACAGGGTTGCTGCCTCAGACATCTCCACAATCGTCAAAGTCTTCACAACCTCAAGAATATACTCCAACGCAGGATTCCCCACAACTCTTGACAGGGTTGCTGCCTCAGACACCTTCACAATCGTCAAAGTCTTCCCAACCTCAGGAATATACTCAAACACAGGATTTTCCACAACTCTCGCCAGCGTTGCTGCTTCAGACATCTCCACAATCGTCAAAGTCTTCACAACCTCAGGAATATACTCCAACAAAGGGTTCGCCACAACTCTCGCCAGCGTTGCTGCTTCAGACATCTCCACAATCGTCTAAGTCTTCACAACCTCAGGAATATACTCCAACACAGGGTTCCCCACAACTCCTGCCAGCGTTGCTGCTTCAGACATCTCCACAATCgtcaaaatcttcaaaacttcagGAATATAATCCAACACAGGATTTTCCACAAACCTCGACAGTGTTGTTGCCTCACACATCTTTACAATCGTCAAAGTCTTCAAAACCACAGGAATACACTCGATTGTTGGATTCTTCACCATCCTTGACAACTTTGCAATCTGATGTATCCTTACAAACTAAAGATTCTCTTGGACTCGAGGAAGATACTCCACCATTGAATTCTTCACAACTCTTGAAAAAGTTCATATCTCAGGCAGCTTCCAAAGCTCCAAAGTCTCCTAATCCCCTGGAATATGCTCGACCACTTCATTCTCTACAAGCCTTGGCTACGTCGCAGTCTCAACTATCTTCACAACAACCAAAGCCTTATCATTCCCATTTATCACCCAATTCTTCAGAGCGCTTTAAATCTTCACAAACTTCAGAATATTCTCAGCGTCAGAAATTTTCACAGCCTTCAAAATACTTAAATCCTGGATCACTACGTTCTTCACAATATTTGGTACATTCACAGTCTCTAGAATCTCACCAACCTCAGAAACCTTCACAATCCCAAAAATCTCCACATCCAATGAATTATTCTCAATCGTTGAATTCATCAGAAAATGGTAGTTCTTCGCAGCCTCTGGAATCTCCTCACTCACTAAAATCTTCACAACAGTCTCTGGACGTTCCAAACCCAGCACGCAGCACGCAGCTATTTGAATCTCCCCAATCTCTAGAGGATTCGCCCCTTCCAGACTTGGAGAAGGACTTGGACCGTCTCATGGAGGACGACCGGACTT